The Cohnella abietis genome has a segment encoding these proteins:
- a CDS encoding sensor histidine kinase, whose product MMSRSISSKKLIVLIMMIFTVPFTGFLLVYNFYTVNMLNNRIAETNQSRVEFNRFYLEENLHNVENFMANLVANDRSYGRLRYELTPLDAHLNTFSILEKFKDFLPTQKTAAALFIYTPKNELYRKVFQGDISSDEREEVDHYLRKLVITETDLGQRGWFTQQVGAKNYLFRILGGNGVFTIFMLDLSQATTPGNSSKQDSSNDIFLYSTTQGEALTSKKVVGDAGIVLKGNSDAYYISGKAERYFIVQSYSENAGINLVYAMRYHNFLGAMNPLSLSLLIASIVFIILLFVCFRLLKRNFFTPLSELVSTIERIRNGNIEAKISPVGRIEEFEQVSEAFNAMMDQIKRLKIVAYEQKLEAHRAKLEYLQIQIRPHFFLNILKNLYGLAEAESYKRIQKMILVLSDYLRFMIQEHAVTIPLSVELRNVETYVLLQQMSLSVPINCTIDVDTALNELQIPPLTILTFVENAVKHATVPHTTLKIHIKVRLLQNEDGEYINITILDNGPGFSDEALSWLNGGSDIQTAAQHVGIANVRRRFALIYENKKMFYFDRSNGSCVEIFIPYRNDIVGTEQLR is encoded by the coding sequence ATGATGAGCAGAAGTATTTCATCCAAAAAGCTTATTGTACTTATTATGATGATATTTACGGTTCCGTTTACTGGGTTTTTGTTGGTTTACAACTTTTACACCGTGAACATGCTGAATAACAGAATAGCGGAGACGAACCAGAGCCGTGTGGAGTTTAACCGTTTCTACCTAGAGGAGAATTTGCATAATGTCGAGAACTTCATGGCTAATCTCGTAGCTAATGATCGTAGCTATGGACGTCTGCGCTATGAGCTGACACCGCTTGATGCACACCTTAATACATTCAGTATTTTGGAAAAATTCAAGGATTTTCTCCCTACCCAGAAGACTGCGGCTGCTTTGTTTATCTACACCCCCAAAAATGAGCTATACCGAAAAGTGTTCCAAGGAGACATTAGCTCCGATGAACGTGAAGAGGTTGATCATTATCTGAGGAAGCTTGTTATCACCGAGACAGATCTGGGGCAGCGGGGATGGTTTACTCAACAGGTGGGCGCCAAAAACTATCTTTTCCGCATTCTCGGCGGCAACGGCGTGTTCACTATCTTCATGCTTGACCTGAGCCAAGCGACGACACCGGGCAATAGCTCTAAACAGGATAGTTCCAATGATATTTTCCTATATTCAACTACGCAGGGGGAAGCATTGACGTCCAAGAAGGTCGTTGGGGATGCTGGCATTGTTCTTAAAGGTAACAGCGATGCGTACTACATTTCTGGCAAGGCTGAGCGATATTTTATCGTACAGAGCTATAGTGAAAATGCGGGAATTAATCTCGTCTACGCCATGCGCTATCATAATTTTCTGGGTGCAATGAATCCACTGAGTCTCTCGTTGCTCATTGCTTCAATTGTGTTTATTATCCTGCTTTTTGTATGCTTCCGGTTACTGAAGCGCAATTTTTTTACACCGCTTAGTGAGCTCGTAAGCACTATTGAGCGTATTCGTAACGGCAATATCGAGGCAAAAATAAGCCCAGTAGGACGAATAGAGGAATTTGAGCAGGTAAGTGAGGCATTTAATGCCATGATGGACCAGATTAAGCGGCTCAAGATCGTTGCGTACGAGCAGAAGCTGGAGGCTCATCGAGCTAAGCTGGAGTATTTGCAAATTCAGATCCGTCCCCATTTTTTCCTCAATATTTTGAAAAACCTGTATGGACTGGCGGAGGCGGAAAGCTATAAGCGAATACAGAAAATGATACTCGTACTCTCGGATTACCTGCGCTTTATGATTCAGGAGCACGCCGTGACTATTCCGTTATCAGTTGAATTGCGCAATGTCGAAACGTATGTACTGCTACAGCAGATGAGCTTATCTGTGCCCATTAACTGCACAATCGATGTCGATACGGCCTTAAATGAGCTGCAGATTCCCCCGCTGACCATTCTTACCTTTGTAGAGAATGCGGTGAAGCATGCGACCGTACCGCATACGACGCTTAAGATTCATATTAAAGTCAGGCTGCTGCAAAATGAGGATGGAGAGTATATCAACATTACCATTCTGGATAACGGACCAGGCTTTTCAGATGAAGCACTAAGCTGGCTCAACGGGGGCAGCGATATTCAAACCGCCGCACAGCACGTGGGCATTGCCAATGTCCGCCGCAGGTTTGCACTTATCTATGAGAACAAAAAAATGTTTTACTTTGACCGTTCCAACGGTTCATGTGTGGAGATCTTTATACCGTACCGGAATGATATAGTAGGGACGGAGCAGCTTAGATGA
- a CDS encoding ABC transporter substrate-binding protein, with protein sequence MKKMAKFWGVWSICVALILMLAACGSGNKESGTNELPDASKASPSGGSTEQVTLKFLYIWPEYEDKMNETIKNFEAANPNIKIKPEIVPWDKVIEVLQTKVASKQEPDISFGWTHWMAPFVNEVDAALPLDKYLNEDEAWKNSFVRNDLLATSIVSPEKPYISNIPFKLSFQVVIYNKKIFQDNQLQIPQTLEQFESVMSALSSKNIIPLAASGKDGGLSILKDSLAGMNFLRNGTATGDWLKGEESYSSPEYIQAMELTKKWFNQGYFGKDSFAVGGDEVSNLLLSKKAAMVLGNNNQISALQPQIDDELGAFLFPAQEGMKAQAPLTADGFFVLKASKYPEESVTFLKYLTSKENQKLWAESTQAMPVLKELKTGNETLDTLIDQVASSASDYPKQQLSYNPGELAKLLQASFAEYLLKSDAKAEKIAEKMEKDHRNAINSAKQ encoded by the coding sequence ATGAAAAAGATGGCTAAGTTTTGGGGAGTTTGGTCGATTTGTGTAGCATTAATTTTAATGTTAGCAGCGTGTGGTTCCGGCAATAAAGAATCGGGTACGAACGAATTACCGGATGCATCGAAAGCATCACCGTCTGGCGGTTCAACAGAGCAGGTAACGCTTAAATTTCTTTATATTTGGCCTGAGTACGAAGACAAGATGAACGAAACGATCAAAAACTTTGAAGCAGCGAATCCCAATATTAAAATCAAACCAGAAATCGTACCTTGGGATAAGGTCATCGAGGTTCTTCAAACCAAGGTTGCTTCTAAGCAAGAGCCTGATATTTCTTTCGGGTGGACACATTGGATGGCACCGTTCGTTAATGAGGTTGATGCAGCACTCCCATTAGATAAGTATCTGAACGAGGATGAGGCTTGGAAAAATTCGTTTGTCCGTAACGATCTGCTAGCAACAAGTATTGTAAGTCCAGAGAAGCCGTATATTTCCAACATTCCGTTTAAGCTCTCGTTCCAAGTCGTCATCTATAACAAAAAGATTTTCCAAGATAATCAGCTGCAAATTCCGCAAACGTTGGAGCAATTCGAATCGGTCATGTCAGCTCTATCCTCGAAAAATATCATTCCTCTTGCTGCCAGCGGTAAAGATGGAGGCCTAAGTATTCTTAAAGATTCATTGGCAGGTATGAACTTCTTACGCAATGGAACAGCGACCGGGGATTGGTTAAAGGGCGAGGAAAGCTATTCATCCCCCGAATATATTCAAGCGATGGAGCTTACGAAAAAATGGTTTAATCAGGGTTACTTTGGTAAGGATTCGTTCGCAGTTGGTGGAGACGAGGTTTCAAATCTATTGCTCAGCAAAAAAGCAGCTATGGTATTAGGAAACAACAATCAGATCTCAGCACTTCAGCCTCAAATCGACGATGAGCTCGGAGCCTTCTTGTTCCCTGCACAAGAAGGCATGAAAGCTCAAGCCCCACTTACTGCTGATGGTTTTTTCGTACTGAAGGCGAGTAAGTACCCAGAGGAATCGGTTACTTTCTTGAAATATTTGACGAGCAAGGAAAACCAGAAGCTTTGGGCGGAATCAACGCAAGCGATGCCAGTCTTGAAGGAACTGAAGACTGGGAACGAGACGCTTGATACGCTTATCGATCAAGTTGCATCTAGCGCATCAGATTATCCTAAGCAGCAGCTAAGCTACAATCCTGGTGAACTAGCTAAGCTATTACAGGCAAGCTTCGCTGAGTATTTGCTCAAGAGTGACGCAAAGGCGGAAAAGATTGCAGAGAAGATGGAGAAGGATCATCGCAACGCCATAAATTCAGCTAAACAATAG
- a CDS encoding carbohydrate ABC transporter permease yields the protein MTERKTLLAYLFLLPALLLFAAFFLYPVSTSIVRSFTDWNGFNSAFKWVGWRNYETVWSDTHFWEATGRTLKFAFITTIAQTVLGFLIAYFIYSLVSERWKKLLRIAIYTPVILPGAVVSLLWVNMLSPNFGMVNQWLNKLGLGSFARGWLGDTGTAMNMVMAVNTWKFIGMTVTFYIVAMLTIPKEVIESAKIDGAGKGRMMWNIFRPLLTGITEVNFILSLIGGLKAFDLIYMMTGGGPGDSTTVLGIMVYRRAFLSFKFGEAITMGILLFIIILVLTLISRKLMANREG from the coding sequence ATGACAGAACGAAAAACACTGCTGGCCTACTTATTTTTATTACCGGCTCTGCTTTTATTCGCGGCTTTCTTTCTCTATCCGGTATCCACCAGCATCGTACGAAGCTTTACTGATTGGAACGGGTTCAATTCAGCGTTCAAATGGGTGGGGTGGAGAAATTACGAAACGGTATGGAGCGATACACACTTCTGGGAAGCGACTGGACGAACGCTTAAATTCGCTTTTATTACAACAATTGCCCAGACGGTTCTTGGATTTTTAATCGCCTACTTTATTTATTCGCTCGTGTCAGAACGTTGGAAAAAATTGCTGCGAATAGCCATTTATACACCGGTAATCTTGCCAGGAGCGGTTGTATCTCTGCTCTGGGTTAATATGCTTTCACCGAACTTCGGTATGGTAAACCAATGGTTAAACAAGCTAGGACTCGGGTCCTTTGCTAGAGGCTGGCTTGGAGATACCGGTACAGCAATGAATATGGTCATGGCGGTTAATACGTGGAAATTTATTGGTATGACGGTTACGTTCTACATCGTAGCGATGTTGACTATCCCTAAGGAAGTCATAGAAAGCGCAAAAATCGATGGTGCTGGAAAAGGCAGGATGATGTGGAACATCTTTCGCCCTTTATTGACGGGTATAACGGAAGTGAATTTCATTTTGTCGTTAATCGGCGGTCTTAAGGCGTTCGATCTCATCTATATGATGACGGGGGGCGGACCAGGCGACAGCACGACAGTGCTTGGAATTATGGTTTATCGGAGGGCATTCCTGTCCTTCAAATTCGGTGAAGCTATTACCATGGGAATTCTATTATTCATCATTATCCTTGTGCTGACGTTGATTAGTAGAAAACTTATGGCGAATCGAGAGGGATGA
- a CDS encoding response regulator, giving the protein MKQTKEMKDMVVLVVDDQTSVVSGIIFGVNWKEIGVREVLKAYNAFEAKEIIMRETVDILLCDIEMPVESGLDLFRWIKDQQKTMECIFLTAHADFIYMKQAMQLGGFDYILQPARYKDIENAIERAAHKIQANQESQKYYDYGKMLYHEKARLVDALLRGWFTDREIRTETLLDDSAKLGITISADGKLHLVLLSVNRRVSEADDLDELLRTKAAELFARYGQKILITQLSKKDYGLVIYSDTRFTMDEQGLMRQLELLMDACRQYNGSDIACYAASVTSHSQISVCAMQLEVMRKNNVSLTSKVFIAGYEGHHDIESVDIPNMKIWGSLLLNGGASAVCEQAIAFLDELSASGQLTAQLLRRFYQEFIQMLYMVLEQMDRSVKEIFPDDELLDIALTPYTSIDEMHKFLHYIEDYFETMPSGGQKNKNQIEQIIQYIRSNLDKDIRRTDIAEAVFLNPSYISRLFRQETGMSLMEFITEEKMKMAQALLKTTELPISMIAMKMGYANFSHFSQVYKKLIGVSPTEDRKR; this is encoded by the coding sequence ATGAAGCAAACAAAGGAGATGAAGGATATGGTCGTGCTTGTGGTGGATGACCAGACCAGTGTCGTTAGTGGCATTATCTTTGGGGTGAACTGGAAGGAAATCGGCGTTCGCGAAGTATTGAAGGCGTATAATGCGTTCGAGGCTAAGGAAATTATTATGAGGGAAACGGTGGATATTCTTCTCTGCGATATTGAGATGCCAGTGGAAAGCGGACTTGATCTGTTTCGTTGGATTAAGGATCAGCAGAAGACGATGGAGTGCATTTTCCTTACAGCGCATGCGGATTTTATTTATATGAAGCAAGCTATGCAATTGGGCGGGTTTGATTATATTTTGCAGCCGGCGCGATATAAGGATATTGAAAACGCGATTGAGCGTGCAGCACATAAAATTCAGGCCAATCAGGAAAGCCAGAAATATTATGACTATGGCAAAATGCTCTATCACGAAAAAGCACGGTTAGTTGATGCGCTGCTGCGTGGTTGGTTTACGGACAGGGAGATTCGGACTGAAACTCTGCTAGACGATTCCGCCAAGCTTGGCATTACCATAAGTGCTGACGGCAAGCTTCATCTCGTGCTGCTGAGCGTTAACAGGAGGGTATCCGAAGCGGATGATCTAGATGAACTGCTGCGAACGAAGGCTGCAGAGCTTTTTGCTCGCTATGGGCAGAAGATTCTTATTACACAGCTATCCAAAAAAGACTATGGGCTTGTCATCTATTCCGACACTCGATTCACAATGGACGAGCAAGGCCTAATGCGCCAGCTAGAGCTACTTATGGATGCCTGCCGCCAATACAATGGGTCCGATATCGCATGCTACGCAGCGAGTGTCACTTCCCATTCGCAGATTTCTGTGTGTGCCATGCAGCTTGAAGTGATGCGCAAAAATAATGTTTCCCTAACGAGCAAGGTGTTTATTGCCGGTTACGAAGGACATCACGATATAGAGAGTGTCGACATACCGAATATGAAAATCTGGGGAAGCCTACTGCTCAATGGAGGGGCATCAGCCGTTTGCGAGCAGGCTATTGCTTTTTTGGACGAGCTGTCTGCATCAGGTCAGCTCACAGCGCAGCTGCTCAGGCGCTTCTATCAGGAATTTATACAGATGCTCTACATGGTTCTTGAGCAGATGGATCGCTCCGTCAAGGAGATTTTTCCGGATGATGAGCTACTGGATATCGCGCTGACTCCCTATACGAGCATCGACGAAATGCACAAGTTCCTTCATTATATTGAAGATTATTTTGAAACGATGCCCTCGGGCGGCCAGAAAAACAAAAATCAGATCGAGCAGATCATTCAGTATATTCGTTCTAATCTGGACAAGGACATACGCCGCACCGATATTGCCGAGGCGGTATTTCTGAATCCTAGCTACATTTCCCGATTGTTCCGTCAGGAGACCGGGATGTCGCTAATGGAGTTTATTACGGAGGAAAAAATGAAGATGGCGCAGGCACTGCTAAAAACGACAGAATTGCCTATCAGCATGATCGCTATGAAAATGGGTTACGCTAATTTCTCTCATTTTTCCCAAGTGTACAAAAAACTC
- a CDS encoding carbohydrate ABC transporter permease, with protein sequence MLRNRLARWSNYVLLSLITLIILYPMIYMILNSLRSTKEIMLFPTQLWPSGKFQWTNYADAFQIGKVSVYFLNSVTVTGATLFFQLIVVTLAAYSLGKWKPPGYRILFFLFLATLMITSEMTTIPVFLMLRQFDLLNTHQGLILAYIGGGIGMAIYLIKNFVDTLPKEMEEAAKIDGAGLLRIFWSIDLPLIVPVLAVVSIMSFVGVWSEFFWALITISEDKLKTLPLGLLNFQSQYNTNYGVLLAGLTIVTLPSMLVYLLFSRYFIEGMTAGSIKG encoded by the coding sequence ATGCTCAGAAACAGACTAGCACGATGGAGCAACTATGTGTTGTTGTCGCTTATTACTTTAATTATCCTTTACCCTATGATATATATGATTTTGAATTCATTAAGATCGACTAAAGAAATCATGTTATTTCCTACGCAGCTATGGCCTTCTGGGAAGTTTCAATGGACGAATTACGCAGATGCATTCCAAATTGGCAAAGTGTCGGTTTACTTTCTGAACAGTGTAACAGTTACAGGTGCGACACTGTTTTTCCAATTAATCGTCGTAACGCTTGCCGCGTATTCGCTCGGTAAATGGAAGCCGCCTGGTTATCGGATCCTGTTCTTTTTATTTTTAGCTACGCTGATGATAACCTCTGAGATGACAACAATTCCTGTATTCCTGATGCTTCGCCAATTTGATCTCCTAAATACGCATCAGGGTTTAATCCTGGCATATATAGGCGGAGGAATTGGAATGGCCATTTATTTGATTAAGAATTTTGTTGATACACTGCCGAAGGAGATGGAAGAGGCAGCTAAAATAGATGGGGCTGGTTTGCTACGTATTTTCTGGTCCATTGATCTTCCATTAATTGTTCCTGTGCTCGCAGTTGTCTCAATTATGAGCTTCGTTGGTGTTTGGAGCGAGTTTTTCTGGGCGTTGATCACGATATCAGAAGATAAGTTAAAAACATTGCCTCTTGGATTACTTAACTTTCAATCTCAGTACAATACCAATTATGGTGTTTTGTTAGCTGGTTTAACAATTGTCACGCTTCCATCTATGCTAGTCTATTTGCTGTTCTCCCGTTATTTTATCGAAGGGATGACTGCTGGCTCTATTAAAGGATAG